The Flavipsychrobacter sp. genome contains the following window.
GGCAAAAACTCACGTTTTGAGCTTGGTGCCTATTTCTCAGGAAGATACACTGCAAATATTAGAGAAAATATGTCTTTCAAAACTAGGGTAGACCTATACATGAACTACTTAGCTAAGGATGCAACTGATGCTGCTGGAAATGTGGTGAAAAAGGATAATCCTGGAAATGTGGATGTATTATGGGATAACCTGTTCTCTTATAAAATAAACAAAAGCATTAGCCTAGCATTGGGTGCTACGTTTATATATGATAATGATTTGCCATACGCCGATACTTTTGTTGATGAAAAAGGAGTTACACAACAAAAAGATGAGATAGGAAACGATTTGGGCTGGGTACAGATCAAACAAATATTTACACTAGGTTTCCAATATAAATTCTAATAAGAATATCTAGCTTTTAAATATTACATTTGATGTACTTCATTTGTAAATAAAATATTGGATAATTAATTAATGTCTACTGTATATCAAATAAAACTGCCTGATTTTGAAGGGCCTTTTGACTTGTTGCTCTTTTTTATAGAGAGGGATGAGCTAGACATTTATAATATTCCGATTAATAAGATAACTCAAGATTTCTTGTCCTATATACACCAAAAAGAGGCATTAAATATAGAGTTGGCTAGTGAATTTATTTTGTTTGTATCAACGCTGATGAGGATCAAAGCTAAGATGCTACTGCCTCGTAAAGAAGTTGATGAACAAGGAAACGAAATAGACCCAAGACAGGAATTAGTAGATAAATTACTGGAATATAAGCGCTTTAAAGAAGCTTCTGAGCAGATGATCGTAATGGAAGCAGAGCGACTATTACAGCAGAAGAGAGGAAATATTAAAGGGGAGTTAAGCTCAATAACTGACGAACATTCGGAAGGTACAGAGATACAAACCGTTACCAGCTATAAGTTGATGCAAGCTTTTGAGCGGGTAATGATGCGCTTGAAGGCGAGAACGGATAGACCACAACACGTAGTCGTTAAGTATAACTACAGTATGGATGGACAGCGGAAGTTCTTATTGTCACATCTTAAAGAGCATAGAAAAGTGTCTTTTGAGGCATTATTCTCAGAAGTGGAAAATAGAATACATGCTATATTCACGTTTCTTGCAATGCTAGAGCTAGTTCAGCAACGCTTTTTGTCGATCATGATAGGTGGCGGGAGAAACAATTTCATTGTAGAATGGAATACTGATGAAGAAATGAGACATAACGATGACGAAAATAATACGGAAGAAGAGGGCCAAAATGATGATTTGGCACAATAATTGAATTATACCTTTTATCAGGTTGCTATATTAGAAATCCTTGGATGCTGTTTTCAGTTATTCAGGGATTTCTGCTTTTGTACCCATTATATGAGTAGTAGCATTTATGGATACAGGAGTTTCTTTACCATTTAAATACAAAAGCCCCGATAGCTGTTGTTCCATTTTACCATTGGTAACTAGTCCGCTGTTTAATGCAACGTCCATGCTACCTCTTTGTATTCCATTGATATCGATCTTTTGCCGATTGTCATTGGTCGCATTTATTCTGCCTGTCAATTCTATATGCGCCACATCATTGTTGACAAACATTAATTTGTAGTTATTGACTATTTCTACATGTATAAATCCTATTGAGCTAGTAAATTTCCTTTCCCAAATATCGCCGGGTTGGATTATTTTTTTAGGGTATATCTGTAGTGCTTGTAGCATTACTTTCTGAAACGCTGTGTCACTAAAATATTTGCCTTTATTGTTGGGGTCGGCAATGCCAGAAGAAGTAATGATATTACCATAAGGTGTAATGACCATCTCAAAAGGCTGATGAATAACTTCTCTTATGCTCTGAAATACTTTGCCGACACCGTTATCATGATCACTATCAAATTCTAATCGGTTCTGATCGTTACCTGAGCTTATCATGATACGATCGTATGTTACAGACATATTACTGCTTGTGCCTCTACTGGACGTTTTTTTGTACTTGCAAGCAATGGTCATGCCTTGTGTAATGGAGATATCTTTATCTCCTATCTGGGGCTTTATCTCGATGTCGCTTTTTACTAAGTACTTATAGGTGCTATCTTGTTCGAAATGGAATAATAATTTCACAGGCTTGTTGTCATTGGTCGTACTTTCTTGATTGCAGGAAGCCAAGCTGCCTGACAAGATGGATAAAATGCCTATAAATAGTACGTACTTCATTAGTTGCTACTTCAACAAATATAGAAATCAACATTGTAAATAACTTAGATACTTTTCTTTGCCTATTTTTGTAGGATAACTTTTAATAATCCTCGTGGTAAATATATTAGCAATAGAGTCTTCTTGTGACGATACGAGTGCAGCCGTAATACAGAATGGGCAAGTGCTGAGTAATCTTGTGGCAACACAAAAAGTGCATGAAGAGTTTGGTGGAGTGGTGCCGGAAATGGCATCGCGAGCACATATGCAAAAGATCGTACCTGTAGTAGATGTAGCGCTAAAAAGAGCTGGGGTTACAAAAGAGGAAATTAATGCTATTGCTTTTACTCAAGCGCCTGGTTTAATAGGCTCTTTATTAGTAGGTGCTTGTTTTGCAAAAGGTTTTGCTCAAGCAATGGATATTCCTTTAATAGATGTGCACCATATGCAAGCTCATGTCTTAGCTCACTTTATAGAAGAGCCAAAACCTAGGTTCCCATTCCTTTGTTTAACCGTTTCGGGAGGGCATACTCAAGTTGTATTAGTGAAAGATCATCTTGATATGGAAGTACTTGGTGAAACTATTGATGATGCAGCGGGGGAGGCTTTTGATAAGGTAGCCAAGATGTTGGGATTGCCTTATCCAGGAGGTCCAATGGTAGACAAACTAGCACAGCAAGGAGATGCAACGAAGTTCGAATTTCCTATATCTAATATGAAGGATTATCAGTTTAGCTTTAGTGGCATCAAAACTTCTGTTCTATACTTCCTTCAAAAGCAGAAAAAAGACAATCCCAATTTCATTGAAGAGAATATCAATGATATCTGTGCTTCGGTGCAGCATACAATCATACAGTCTCTCATGAAAAAGCTAAAAAAGGCGGCCAAAGATCTAAACATTGATCAGGTAGGTATTGCGGGTGGCGTATCTGCCAATAGTGGTTTGAGAAAAGAGCTGGAAACTGTTGGAGCAAAACTAGGTTGGGATGTGTATATACCTAAGTTTGAATACTGTACAGATAATGCTGCAATGATAGGTATTACAGGTTATTATAAATACCTGAAAGGGAGTTTTGTAGACTTGACGATCAGTCCTACTGCCAGAGCAAAGTGGATATGAGTAACAACTATTTTCAATTCAAGCAGTTTAAAATAGAGCAAGCCCATTGTGCCATGAAAGTGTCTACAGATGCTTGCATGCAAGGTGCGTGGACTCCCATTGAGCCTTCTGTTAAACGAGTATTAGACATAGGAACTGGTACAGGGCTTTTATCGTTAATGTTGGCACAGCGTAATGAATATATTTATATTGACGCAGTAGAGTTGGATAGAAATGCGGCCTTGCAAGCAACAGATAATATAGCAAATGCTCCATGGAATAGTAGAGTTCATGTACATCATACAGATGTAAAAACGTTTATGCCTGAAGAGCTATATGATATGGTGATATGCAACCCCCCTTTTTTTCAGAATAGCTTGCAGGGGGTACATGCTAATAGAAATATGGCAAGGCATAATGATAGCTTAAGTTATGAAGACCTGTTTGCTGCTATAGATAAGGTATTAACTAAAGATGGGTATGCCTCTATCATGCTTCCTGCTACAGAATTTGATATTTGGGAGCAATTACTGAATAATAAAGGGTGGAGCGTACCCGCTAAGCTATTAGTAAAACCTAGAGTTACACAAGCTCATAACAGAATAATAGGTTTGTGTCGGCGAAATCCTGTTAGTGCAATTGCTGCGGAGGAGTTATGTATCTATGCTGATCAAGGTTATACCAATGAGTTTACAAAACTCATGCAACCCTACTACCTAGATTTATAAGCTCTCAGGAGTGTTCTCGTCCTCATCTAAAACACGCTTCTCTACCAAGGCCTTGTGGTATATTGAGTGTCTTACATATTTTCTGGTAATAAAATAGGATATAGCTGTAACTATCATTAGTGGTATGAATAGAGTATAACCACCTGTAATCTCTGCTAATAGAAATATAGCGGTAAGCGGTGCGTGCATCACTCCTGCCAATACCCCTGCCATAGCTGCTACAATAAAGTTCTCTGTACGTAATTGTATAAAATGGAATAAGTTGACCACATAAGAGAATAGGAAGCCTACTAAACCTCCGATCATAAGTGAAGGTGCAAATATACCTCCATTACCTCCTGCTCCTGTTGTTAATGCAGCACTGATAGACTTAAAGCCGATCAGCAACATACACATAACTATAATGCCAATGTGAGAGTTGTTAATATGCCGTGCAAAAGAGTGGTCTATTAA
Protein-coding sequences here:
- a CDS encoding segregation/condensation protein A; this translates as MSTVYQIKLPDFEGPFDLLLFFIERDELDIYNIPINKITQDFLSYIHQKEALNIELASEFILFVSTLMRIKAKMLLPRKEVDEQGNEIDPRQELVDKLLEYKRFKEASEQMIVMEAERLLQQKRGNIKGELSSITDEHSEGTEIQTVTSYKLMQAFERVMMRLKARTDRPQHVVVKYNYSMDGQRKFLLSHLKEHRKVSFEALFSEVENRIHAIFTFLAMLELVQQRFLSIMIGGGRNNFIVEWNTDEEMRHNDDENNTEEEGQNDDLAQ
- a CDS encoding DUF6263 family protein, translating into MKYVLFIGILSILSGSLASCNQESTTNDNKPVKLLFHFEQDSTYKYLVKSDIEIKPQIGDKDISITQGMTIACKYKKTSSRGTSSNMSVTYDRIMISSGNDQNRLEFDSDHDNGVGKVFQSIREVIHQPFEMVITPYGNIITSSGIADPNNKGKYFSDTAFQKVMLQALQIYPKKIIQPGDIWERKFTSSIGFIHVEIVNNYKLMFVNNDVAHIELTGRINATNDNRQKIDINGIQRGSMDVALNSGLVTNGKMEQQLSGLLYLNGKETPVSINATTHIMGTKAEIPE
- a CDS encoding methyltransferase, encoding MSNNYFQFKQFKIEQAHCAMKVSTDACMQGAWTPIEPSVKRVLDIGTGTGLLSLMLAQRNEYIYIDAVELDRNAALQATDNIANAPWNSRVHVHHTDVKTFMPEELYDMVICNPPFFQNSLQGVHANRNMARHNDSLSYEDLFAAIDKVLTKDGYASIMLPATEFDIWEQLLNNKGWSVPAKLLVKPRVTQAHNRIIGLCRRNPVSAIAAEELCIYADQGYTNEFTKLMQPYYLDL
- the tsaD gene encoding tRNA (adenosine(37)-N6)-threonylcarbamoyltransferase complex transferase subunit TsaD, producing the protein MVNILAIESSCDDTSAAVIQNGQVLSNLVATQKVHEEFGGVVPEMASRAHMQKIVPVVDVALKRAGVTKEEINAIAFTQAPGLIGSLLVGACFAKGFAQAMDIPLIDVHHMQAHVLAHFIEEPKPRFPFLCLTVSGGHTQVVLVKDHLDMEVLGETIDDAAGEAFDKVAKMLGLPYPGGPMVDKLAQQGDATKFEFPISNMKDYQFSFSGIKTSVLYFLQKQKKDNPNFIEENINDICASVQHTIIQSLMKKLKKAAKDLNIDQVGIAGGVSANSGLRKELETVGAKLGWDVYIPKFEYCTDNAAMIGITGYYKYLKGSFVDLTISPTARAKWI